AGCTTGCGATCTCACCCATGACAGTCTTGCCCAGACCACGGCCCTGATGTGCTGGCAAAACCGCAATGTCCACCACCTGATAAAAACAGCCGCCATCGCCGATGACGCGCCCCATCGCTACCGGCTCGCCATCGCAAAGCACCTGCACGCTGAACAGCGAGTTGGGCAACCCGCGCTCGGCCGCTTCCAACGCTTTCGGGCTCAAGCCGCTTGCTTGGCGAAGATGACGATACGCTTCGATAGTCGGCGTTTGATGTACGACACGATACAGGGATGATGAGAGCATGACGGGAGTGCTTTAGGGATGGTCTGAATTTGATGGTGTTGTTACCAGTTCTTGGAAAAGGCCAATGACCGTAGCAAGCTCTGGATTATTCAAGGGCGCCATATCACGCGCGGATGCGGTGAGTGGCAAGAGCAAAGGAAGTAGTACGAGAAGTCTCATCAGAGGCCTAACGCCTGAATTAAGCCGACCCGCGAAGCGGGTTCGGCTTGAATGAATTGTTAGGCACTGCCGACACCTACAACAACGCCGATTGCCGGTGTGGTTAGGAACCAGACACCTGGCAGCCAGACGAGCTTGCGTGCCCGAAGCCACAGCGGTTTGAGGTGGGGCGGGATAGTAGACGACGGCTGTGTGATCCAGCTCAGCTCACAAAAATTGTTGTGGTAGCCAGGACCAAGACCAGGAAATTGCGTGAGGTGTTCCCAGGCAGCTCGATCAACGGCCAGAAGATCTTGACGAAAACGGATGTTGAGTAGCGCGCCAGCCCCGCCTGCAAGTGCAAGACTACCCACGGCATAAAGCGTGATTAGCCACTCTCGTGGACCGACCACTCCGAAACGAAGCAAAAGAACCCAAGCTGCCAAAATTCCCCATGCAACAAATAACCATCGAACTTTCATGCGGTGCCTAACGTCGGAGTTGACCGGCGACCGGCGGAGAGGACCGTAGCGAAGCGAAGGACCGCCGTTGGGCGTCCGTGTCGAACGACCTGTTAGACCGCAGGCCCGACCTCAAAGAACCGTACCCCAATATAACTTCACGGCTTCGGTCCGGGCTGGGAAGCACACCAAGCATTCAGGGCCACTTTGCCGACACTGGCGAGGACGAGCGCAATGAGTGGGGCGATGACGGCTGCGGCAACGCTTAGCTGCGGTGCTATTGCCACCGCCATCGCGCTCACTACGTATGTACGGGCAAGACCCTTTTCGCCGAAAAGCCCATCCCTTTCCTTCTTATATTTCTTGTCCCCGCAAAGAAAAGCGCGGATCTCCGAGCGCAAGTTATCCAGGAATGCCCCCTTGTCGCCGACGGGAGCCGACGCAGAGAAGCGGTAGGTGTTTTCAGCAGAGGCTGTAATCCAGGCTTGAGCGATATCCTCGTACGATGAGCCGGCTGACCGCAACTCCTGGATAGCGGAGCGCTGGAACTCTGGAAGCTCACCGACCCATTTGTCCGGGTCGTCTTGCAGCAATGTGTCGATGGTGTCCGTCATAGCTAGTACATCTTAGAAAGGTACTCCGACGATACCGCGTGCGTCGTCTGATGAAGAGTGTGCGGGTCGACTCCCCCCAACGATATGCCGCCGCCGCCCCCGGGGGCATAGGAGCCGACGAGCACCCCTACCAGCCGACCATCAGTCTTTCTGAAGATCGGACTGCCAGACTGCCCAGGGCGTGCCTGAGTATTTAGGACCAGGTGTTTTGCCTTGATGCCGCCGGATGCGATTAGAACTCGCGCCCCAATCTCAGCGTCTTGTTGCGTAAGAACCATTCGGCAGTGATCCGCGTGTGGGAAACCAAAACTGGCGACCTGCGTACCCACCGTTGCGTCATCTGCGCCACCTACCACCACACTCGACGTAGAGATTACATCTGCCTTAAGGACGGCGAGGTCATGAAACGGGTCAAGGGCGTGGATCTGCACAGGAAACGACCTGATGGAGGTGTCTCCGGTGTCTTGATAGTCGTGCAGTGCTGCGAGCGGCTTGAAGGCGAGGACAAGGTTCTGTCCCTCCGTCCCCGCCACGTGCGACGCTGTCGCGAAGAGACCGGGCTTGTCTAAAGCAAATGCAGTGCCCAAAAGCTGAACGCCCCCTGGCCCGTTGCGCCCAAGGGCAAAGACGAGATTCGAAACAGGACTGAAGTCGAACAACTGATGCCTCCAAAGATATGAATGCCACTGCTGAGTGTAAAGAAGGCCCATGCGGAGGGACGATACGGGGATTCTGTACTGCGGTCTAATGCTTGAATTAAGCCGAGTTGCGAAGCAACTTCGGCTTGAATGAGTTGTTAGGCAGTGAGTGGCCGCAAAGGTTGGATGATGCAACCATGCTCCCCAGCACTGCCGCCTGGGCAGAGTGTGCCACAGCTTGCGGGATGGAGCTTGCCCCAGCGAAGCAGTGGCGCGTGACGCCACCGAAGCCAACTGCAACGAGCGCAGCGCGGGAACGACGTACCAAGGCGAAGCACCGACTTACCGCAACCAGCAACGGTGATGACTGCTGTCCGGAGCCAACCGCATGCACACCTGCAAACTCACCGAAGCGGCGACCACCAACGCATTTGCTCCACCACGGCCTAACGCCTGAATTAAGCCGGCCCGCCCGACCAACTGTCCGCTCATTGCCGTAACGATGCGGGCCCGGCTTGAATGAATTGTTAGGCCTCAACCCAGTTACCGATTGGCAGCCGCAGGGATGTAGCCATTTCTTACCCAGGAAGCGCCAAATCCAAAGACGCAGACAAACATGATGATCTTGTCTGCTATCAATGCGATCGGCGGAAGCGACCCTGATAAGAAATAAAAAATTAAGTTAATGATGAAAACGGATCCCATCGCTAGGATGAGCTGCAGCCACGGAATTTTTGGTGCAGCAAACTTCATGCCGATAAGGCATACGCACAGCAATATTGGGAAAGCATAGCGCAGGAGACTACTGTCGCCATTGATCGCTCTATACCCCAGATAGACCATAGTGGCCGCAATAAGCAACGTAGCAATTCTGATTCTAATCGGTGAGAACCTTGGATCATTCATGATCTTCCCCTTTGAGGCCTAACGCCTGAGTTAAGCCGAGTTGCGAAGCAACTTCGGCTTGAATGAGTTGTTAGGCAGTGAGTGGCCGCAAAGGTTGGATGGTGCAACCATGCTCCCCAGCACTGCCGCCTGGACCAAGTGTGCCACAGCTTGCGGGAGGGAGCTTGCCCAGCGATGCAGCGGCGCGTGATGCCACCGAAGCCAACTGTACCGAGCGCAGCGCGATAACGACGTGCTAAGGCGAAGCGCCGAACTTACCGCAACCAGCAGCGGTGATGACTGCTGTCCGGAGCCAACCGCATGCATGCCTGCGAACTCACCGAAGCGGCGACCACCAACGCATTTGCTCCACCACGGCCTAACGCCTGAATTAAGCCGAGTTGCGAAGCAACTTCGGCTTGAATGATTTGTTAGGCGGCTGATCCATTAATGGACGCCGCTGGGCGGACCAATGAGGGAGTCAATTCCCTCATCCCGAATAGTGCGCAACGCCTCGTCGAGTGCGGCCTGGTCCGTTGCGAATAGGTCATCCCAGACGGTGGAGTTGTTGAACTCATCAACAGCCTCAAGGGTCCAGTCGGTGTCGAGCCCGCGATAGATCTCTAGGCGAACAGTGCGGCCATCGGTCGTGACGGAGCGGCATAGGGGCGAGGTAACAAGCTGATAGTTGTCCATGAAAAGTCTCAGTTGCGATTGTCTCTGTTCATCTGCCTAACGCCTGAATTAAGCCGACCCGCGAGGCGGGTTCGGCTTGAATGAATTGTTAGGCGCGCCCCCAGAAGTTCCAGAAACTGCGCAAAGCTGCAGGATCTCATCTAGACCCTCCATTAGCCATTCTGGGTGAGGTAATGCCGTGGGTCCACCGTAGCGTAGAAAATGACGTTTGTGCTGATCGCTGAGGTTGGTAATCAATGCCCGAGTTTGGTTGCTGATTGTGACGAGGCCGGAAAGCATTTCTGCAAGCTTTGCA
The nucleotide sequence above comes from Xanthomonas campestris pv. campestris str. ATCC 33913. Encoded proteins:
- a CDS encoding GNAT family N-acetyltransferase — its product is MLSSSLYRVVHQTPTIEAYRHLRQASGLSPKALEAAERGLPNSLFSVQVLCDGEPVAMGRVIGDGGCFYQVVDIAVLPAHQGRGLGKTVMGEIASYIEREVPASAYVSLIADGAAYKLYQQFGFALTAPASVGMAFKRKTSRASAASDVLKS
- a CDS encoding S1 family peptidase, translating into MGLLYTQQWHSYLWRHQLFDFSPVSNLVFALGRNGPGGVQLLGTAFALDKPGLFATASHVAGTEGQNLVLAFKPLAALHDYQDTGDTSIRSFPVQIHALDPFHDLAVLKADVISTSSVVVGGADDATVGTQVASFGFPHADHCRMVLTQQDAEIGARVLIASGGIKAKHLVLNTQARPGQSGSPIFRKTDGRLVGVLVGSYAPGGGGGISLGGVDPHTLHQTTHAVSSEYLSKMY